The segment CTGTTCTTCTTCGGCTTCGCGGTCAAGGTGCCGATCTTCCCGTTCCACACGTGGCTCCCTGACGCCCACGTCGAGGCGCCCACCGGGGGCAGCATGCTGCTTGCCGGCGTGCTGCTGAAGATGGGCACGTACGGGTTTTACCGGATCAGCTACCCCACGCTGCCGGACGCGGCCAAGGCGTTCGCGGTGGTGATGGCCGTGCTGGGCGTCATCAACATCGTCTATGGCGCGCTCGTGGCCATGGCGCAGCGGGACTTCAAGAAGATGGTGGCGTACTCGAGCATCAGCCACATGGGCTTCGTACTCTTGGGGCTTGCGGCCATGACGTCGATGTCCATGGCGGGCGGGCTGTTCGTCATGGTGTCGCACGGGCTGATCTCCCCGATGATGTTCTTCTTCGCGGGCACCGTCATCTACGAGCGCACCCACACGCGCATGCTGGACGAGATGAGCGCGCTGTTCACCAGGATGCCGGTGGCGGCCACGCTGCTGGCGTTCGCTGCGTTCGCCAACCTGGGGCTGCCCGGGTTGTCGGGGTTTGCGGGCGAGTTCTTCACCCTGACGGGCGCCTACCAGGTGATGGCGGGGTTCGTGTGGGTGGCCGTCGTCGGCATGGTGCTAACGGCGGCGTACCACCTGTGGATGATGAACCGCATCCTGATGGGTGATGCCTCCGTGCACGCCGCAAGCCACGGCTCGGCCCAGCTGGCCGGGCACGGGTCGCACGGCGGCGCGGGTCACGGGGTGCTGGCGGCTATCCGGCTGCCTGACCTCACGCTGCGGGAGGCCATCGTCAGCGCGCCGCTGGTGGCGTTCATC is part of the Bacillota bacterium genome and harbors:
- a CDS encoding NADH-quinone oxidoreductase subunit M; translated protein: MLSALVFAPLVGSLILMLLPRENKQLLRRVALAASLVPVALVAIIWARFDTTAQGMQFVERAPWIPSVGIQYYLGVDGISFPMLIVTALITTLAILVSFNIEDRVKEFMALMLLLETGMLGVFVALDYFLFYIFWELVLVPMYFIIGIWGGPRREYAAIKFFIYTLLASVVMLVGILALYFQGGLGTFDMLEIAEKARLSPTAQYWIFLLFFFGFAVKVPIFPFHTWLPDAHVEAPTGGSMLLAGVLLKMGTYGFYRISYPTLPDAAKAFAVVMAVLGVINIVYGALVAMAQRDFKKMVAYSSISHMGFVLLGLAAMTSMSMAGGLFVMVSHGLISPMMFFFAGTVIYERTHTRMLDEMSALFTRMPVAATLLAFAAFANLGLPGLSGFAGEFFTLTGAYQVMAGFVWVAVVGMVLTAAYHLWMMNRILMGDASVHAASHGSAQLAGHGSHGGAGHGVLAAIRLPDLTLREAIVSAPLVAFIVLFGVAPSTLLNLFNPSLSALLTRVGGL